A window from Salminus brasiliensis chromosome 7, fSalBra1.hap2, whole genome shotgun sequence encodes these proteins:
- the ip6k2b gene encoding inositol hexakisphosphate kinase 2b, which translates to MSPALEALMEGCRYPGKGAMKGGVMLEPFVHQVGGHSCVLRFGEQTICKPLIPREHQFYKSLPPEIRRFTPQYKGVVSVSFEEDEEGNLCLIAYPLHSDPSDIENKEPLADGEPKNKFLKWAKKKPSGLMENERARQSRKEEKSKSNREDKAEVLYYSLEKGNVVPQIKHNPWSLQCHQQHLQRMKENSKHRNQHKFILLENLTWRYRVPCVLDLKMGTRQHGDDATEEKKANQIRKCQQSTSSSIGVRLCGMQVYHSVTGQLIFMNKYHGRKLSLAGFKEALCQFFSDGRVLRRELLSPVLQRLKEMRAVLEACESYRFFSSSLLIIYDGAPPPAPARPRPSRGGEEEDEEDDEDEDDEEEGAYGGRSQGRDSSGSGSPLVDVRMIDFAHTTCRDYGEDAVVHEGGDSGYIFGLQNLISILSQLEEHSND; encoded by the exons ATGAGTCCCGCTTTAGAAGCGCTGATGGAGGGGTGTAGGTACCCAGGGAAAGGGGCGATGAAGGGAGGAGTGATGCTGGAACCGTTTGTCCATCAGGTTGGAGGCCATTCATGTGTGTTGCGTTTCGGGGAACAGACCATTTGCAAGCCGTTAATCCCCCGCGAACACCAGTTCTACAAAAGCCTTCCACCAGAGATCCGCAGATTCACACCTCAGTACAAAG GTGTGGTTTCAGTGAGCTttgaggaggacgaggaggggAACCTGTGTTTGATAGCATATCCTCTGCACAGTGACCCATCTGATATAGAGAACAAAGAACCCTTAGCTGATGGAGAACCCAAAAACAAGTTCCTGAAGTGGGCTAAGAAGAAGCCATCTGGTCTTATGGAGAACGAGAGAGCTAGGCAGAGTCgcaaagaagagaagagcaaaAG TAATCGTGAGGATAAAGCAGAGGTATTATACTACAGCCTGGAAAAAGGGAACGTGGTGCCACAGATTAAACACAACCCATGGAGTCTACAGTGCCACCAGCAGCATCTTCAGAGAATGAAGGAAAACTCCAAACACAGAAACCAGCACA AGTTCATTCTGTTGGAGAATCTCACATGGCGATATCGGGTTCCCTGTGTTTTGGACCTGAAGATGGGGACCCGGCAGCATGGTGATGACGCCACTGAGGAGAAGAAAGCCAATCAAATCCGCAAATGTCAGCAGAGCACATCCTCCTCAATAGGAGTTCGACTCTGTGGGATGCAG GTGTATCACAGTGTGACAGGACAGCTGATTTTCATGAATAAGTACCACGGACGGAAGTTGAGTCTGGCTGGCTTCAAAGAAGCTCTGTGCCAGTTCTTCAGTGATGGACGGGTTCTCCGCAGAGAACTCCTCTCTCCGGTTCTCCAGAGGCTCAAAGAGATGCGAGCAGTTCTGGAAGCGTGCGAGAGCTATCGCTTCTTCTCGTCTTCTCTTCTCATCATCTATGACGGAGCACCACCCCCAGCCCCTGCTCGGCCCCGCCCCTCCcgcggaggagaggaggaggatgaggaggacgaCGAGGATGAAGATGACGAGGAAGAAGGAGCATACGGCGGGCGTTCGCAGGGTCGAGACAGTTCGGGGTCAGGCTCACCTTTGGTGGATGTGAGAATGATCGATTTTGCTCATACTACCTGCCGTGATTACGGAGAAGACGCTGTGGTTCACGAAGGTGGAGACAGCGGCTACATCTTCGGCCTTCAGAACCTCATCAGCATTCTGTCCCAGCTCGAGGAGCACAGCAATGATTAA